A portion of the Tiliqua scincoides isolate rTilSci1 chromosome 3, rTilSci1.hap2, whole genome shotgun sequence genome contains these proteins:
- the LOC136645177 gene encoding uncharacterized protein F54H12.2-like has protein sequence MAFIHSSSEECTKSELDLFQIAPTQTSIEGSFYVEVPPLTVVKESAPLDFFIAGNGEDYMDLNNTLLYLSCKIVKEDGSNIDRQAEVALVNYPIKAIFSQLDVTLGDRLISQSNNCYPYRAFIESVLNYGKDTLSSQFSAGLFYKDTPGEHKSVDLDGQNWGFIQRAATAKYPVDHVSKKVFSLPAGSRITNQENLFLGQLPKLVVIGLVDNNSFSGTFNKNLFNFKHYDINVFAIYLSGYQIPSKPFQPDFQEGSCVRGYMSLVHASGKHMKDKELLVNREDFERGYRLFAFDLSPDQEYGDHYSLINSGNLRAEVWFARPFPQTVNMIVYGVFDNRIKINNQMNVLFDYM, from the exons ATGGCCTTTATTCACAGCAGctcagaagagtgtacaaaatcCGAACTAGACCTTTTCCAAATAGCGCCTACgcagaccagcattgaaggaagTTTTTATGTGGAGGTGCCTCCGTTGACGGTGGTAAAGGAATCTGCACCATTGGACTTTTTCATTGCgggaaatggggaggattatATGGATTTAAACAACACTTTACTATACCTGAGTTGcaaaattgtaaaagaagatggAAGCAACATTGACAGGCAGGCGGAGGTGGCGCTGGTGAACTACCCAATCAAAGCCATCTTTAGTCAGCTGGATGTGACCCTGGGAGACAGGCTCATCAGTCAGAGTAACAACTGCTACCCCTATAGGGCTTTTATCGAGTCTGTGTTAAACTACGGCAAAGACACGTTATCCAGCCagttctctgcagggctgttttacaaagacactCCTGGTGAACACAAATCAGTGGACCTGGATGGGCAGAACTGGGGGTTTATTCAAAGAGCAG CCACAGCCAAGTACCCTGTGGACCATGTCAGTAAGAAAGTATTTAGTCTCCCTGCGGGGAGCCGCATCACtaaccaggagaacctgtttctggGTCAACTGCCGAAGTTGGTCGTAATCGGTCTGGTGGACAACAATTCTTTCAGCGGAACCTTCAACAAAAACCTgtttaactttaagcattatgacatcaatgtttttgctatttacctgtcgggCTACCAAATTCCCTCAAAGCCGTTTCagccagactttcaagaaggaagctgtgtgagggggtacatgagcctggtgcatgcctctggtaagcacatgaaagacaaagAGCTGTtagtcaacagagaagactttgAGAGGGGCTACAGGCTCTTTGCCTTTGACCTGTCCCCCGACCAGGAATACGGTGACCACTATTCCTTGATCAACTCAGGGAACCTTAGGGCAGAAGTTTGGTTTGCCAGACCCTTCCCACAGACTGTTAACATGATCGTTTATGGGGTTTTTGACAATAGAATCAAAATAAATAACCAGAtgaatgttctgtttgattatatgtga